A portion of the Sabethes cyaneus chromosome 3, idSabCyanKW18_F2, whole genome shotgun sequence genome contains these proteins:
- the LOC128741009 gene encoding uncharacterized protein LOC128741009, whose translation MHLAGATFILSVFYLSVGLGEIAPILQSMVCSRSDPDLSKCVTNAMNSIRSALALGDFGAGRTAPMLDPYQIKTLDIRNGQNFEVLLRNATIEGIGDYKITELREDLPQKKFNFRLNLPSLFVKGKYDLNMYVLLSRIFGKGNFNMTLIDTLADVTAQYFLEPKDGKNLVQFKPLDIKLKFDKARFYLDNLFDGDQNLGQFGNNAINSFPSLLLDQVKPGIEAHLTRSVTKMANAVVSGAEEQEILLP comes from the exons ATGCATTTGGCAGGAGCAACTTTCATCTTGAGCGTTTTTTACCTGTCCGTTGGACTTGGTGAAATTG CACCCATCCTGCAATCGATGGTTTGCTCTAGAAGCGACCCTGATCTGTCGAAATGTGTCACGAACGCAATGAACAGCATCCGGTCGGCTCTAGCGTTGGGAGATTTCGGTGCTGGACGAACAGCACCCATGCTGGATCCGTACCAGATCAAGACGTTGGACATCCGAAACGGACAGAACTTTGAagttttactacgcaatgcgaCGATTGAAGGAATCGGCGATTACAAAATTACTGAACTTCG TGAGGACCTGCCCCAGAAGAAATTTAACTTCCGCCTGAATCTGCCTTCGCTGTTTGTTAAGGGAAAGTAcgatctgaacatgtacgttctTCTGTCCAGAATCTTTGGTAAAGGAAATTTCAACATGACTCTCA TTGACACCTTGGCGGACGTGACCGCTCAATATTTCCTAGAACCGAAAGACGGCAAAAACCTGGTCCAATTCAAACCGCTAGACATCAAACTAAAGTTCGACAAAGCCCGGTTTTATTTGGACAACCTTTTCGATGGCGACCAGAATCTGGGACAGTTCGGGAACAATGCCATTAACTCGTTTCCGAGCCTGCTGCTGGATCAGGTGAAGCCCGGCATCGAAGCGCATCTGACCCGGTCGGTAACGAAAATGGCCAACGCCGTCGTGAGCGGAGCGGAGGAACAGGAAATTCTGCTACCGTGA